The stretch of DNA CGACCAGCGTGTGACGTTCTACTCAAACCTGTACCGGGCTCTGCTCTTCCCGCGGATCTTCCACGAAGAGAACGCCGCCGGCGAGCTGGTGCATTACAGCCCCTACAACGGCAAGGTCGAGCCGGGCGAGATGTTCGCTGACAACGGTTTCTGGGACACGTTCCGGGCCGTGTATCCGCTGATGTCGATCATCGACCCTGAAATCAACGCGGCGATGGTCCGCGGCTGGCTCAACGCCTATCGGGAAGGGGGCTGGTTCCCCAAGTGGGCGAGCCCCGGCTACCGCGATTGCATGATCGGCACGCACGTCGAGAGCGTGATCGCCGACGCGTTGTGCAAGGGGATCGACGACTTCGATGTCGAGCTCGCCGCCGAGGCTTCGCTGAAGGACGCTACCGAGCTCTCGAGCAACGGCGCCTACGGGCGCAAGGGGATGGCGAGCTACTTGGAGCGTGGCTACGTCGCCAGCGATGAGACGGGTGAAGCGACCGCGCGGACGCTTGAGTTCGCTTACGACGACTGGTGTGTCGCGCAGGTCTGCGAGTACGCTGGGCGTGTCGATGCGATTCCGCGGCTGCTCAAGCAGGCGCAGAACTACCGCAAGGTCTTCGACCCCGACGTCGGCTTCATGCGGGGCCGGCAGGCCGACGGGTCGTGGAAGCCCGACTTCAAGGCGGACGAGTGGGGCAACCCGTTCACCGAGGGCAGCTCGTGGCACTACAGCTGGAGCGTGCTGCACGACCTGCCCGGCTTGATCGAGTTGATGGGCGGCGACGACGCGTTTGTCGGCAAGCTCGATGCGATGCTCGCCGCCGAGCCGACGTTCGGCGTCGGCCACTACGGCGGAGTGATCCACGAGATGACCGAGATGGTCGCCTGCAAGATGGGCCAGTACGCCCACGGCAACCAGCCGGTGCACCACGTGCTGTACCTCTACAACTTCGCCGGCGCCCCGTGGAAGACCGCGGCGCCCGTTCGGCAGGTCGTTGATACGCTCTATGGCCCCGGGCCCGACGGCTACTGCGGCGACGAGGACAACGGCCAGATGTCGGCGTGGTACCTGTTCAGCACGCTAGGCTTCTACCCCGTCTGCCCCGGCAAGGCGGGCTATGCGATCGGCAGCCCGCGGTTCGCCAAGGCGACGATCCATTTGCAGAACGGCAAGGACTTTGTGATCGAGGCGCCGGACAACTCGGACGACAACCTCCACGTCGGCTCAATCACGATGAACGGCGAGCCCGTCAGCCGTTCATGGGTCAAGCACAGCGAGATCGCCGAGGGCGGCGTGATGACGCTCAAGATGCAGGCCGAGCCGAACCGCGACTGGGCGACGGCCGAGGAAGACCGCCCGTTCGGTGATTGGGCGCCGTGAGGTAGACTGCCGCCACCTTTCTCCAACCAACCCTCGTCTCAGGAAAACTTCATGGCAGGAGCCATCGAAACCCGCCCCGCGACGGCTCCCACGACGGGCGCCACGGGCTCCAACGCCGGCGCGTTTGCGACGGTGACGCTGTTATTTTTCTTCTGGGGCTTCATCACGTGCATGAACGACGTGTTGATCCCGTTCTTGAAGGAGAGCTTCAAGCTCACGTACTTCCAGTCGGGCTTGGTGCAGTTCGCGTTCTTCGGGGCATTCTTCGTTGTCTCGCTGATCTACTTCTTTATTTCGGTGGCGAGCGGTGACCCCATCAATCGTGTCGGATACCAACGCGCGATCGTGTTGTCGCTCGTTATCTGCGCTGCAGGTTGTGCGCTATTTGCTCCCGCTGCGGGCGCCGTTTCGTACCCGTTCTTTCTCGGCGCCTTGTTCCTGTTAGCAACCGGCGTGACGATCCTACAGATCGCCGCGAATCCTTACGCCGCTATCCTCGGGCCTCCTGAAAACGCCTCGGCGCGGCTTAATCTAGCGCAGGGATTCAATTCACTCGGCACCACGATAGCGCCTATTGCCGGCGGGCTGTTGCTTTACAAGATCTTCGCTTCGGGTGGCGAGGTGACACTAGACGCCATCAAGACGCCCTATTTGATCTACGCGGGGATGTTCCTCGCGCTGGCGATAGTGATCGCCGTCAGCAAGCTGCCGGCGATCGGTGGCGGCGCAGCGGCCGAGTCCGGCAACGCATTAGCGTTTCCACAGCTCCGCTTCGGCATGGCGGCGATCTTCCTCTACGTTGGCGCCGAGGTGGCGATCGGCAGCTTCTTGGTGAGCTTTATGGCGCACGAGAGTGTGATGGGATGGCCCGAGGGCGTGGCCAGCCTCTATCTCGCCTACTACTGGGGCGGCGCGATGATCGGCCGACTCTGCGGTGCTACGGCGATGTCGACGACAATCGCTCCGCAGAAGAAGCCGCTCTACATGGTGCTTACCGCCGCGGCGCTGCTGGGTTTGATCTACGTCGCCACGGCGGTGCGATTCGAAGAAGGCCAGTTGCAGATGGAGTTCATGAAGCCCACCGAGTTGATCCCCTTCTCGATCCTAATCGCGTTGTGCCTCGCGGCGTTTGGTATCGGCAAGGGCAAGCCCGGGACGATCCTCGGCGTCTTCGGCATGGCGATCGTGGCTTTGCTTGTCGCGTCCGGCGTGGCGACTGGCAAGGTCGCCCTCTGGGCGGCGCTCGGCGCCGGACTGTTCAACTCGATCATGTGGTCGAACATCTTCACGCTGGCGATCGACGACCTCGGCGAGCACACTTCGCAGGGGTCGTCGCTGCTGGTGATGATGATCGTTGGC from Botrimarina mediterranea encodes:
- a CDS encoding GH92 family glycosyl hydrolase — protein: MKTTIALAAAILLGAMQLRAEENADYADVVSPLIGTDSTHGFSHGNTYPAVAAPFGMTFWTPRTGDASGWIYQYGAKRLRALQATHQPSPWMGDYGNFGVMPFTGESTAELPSSAFSHDDEVSKPHLYAVTLKDSGVRAEMTATTRSAAMRFAFPKGKRAWVHFDAYSPGDFVVDKAAGTLKGVARKNNGGVAGDFGCRFVAKFSAPIKSINASPDKHWVAVEFEAPESGVIEARIGTSFIDHDQAALNLEREVGDKSFDDVVAANKDVWNKRLSVIEIEGATDDQRVTFYSNLYRALLFPRIFHEENAAGELVHYSPYNGKVEPGEMFADNGFWDTFRAVYPLMSIIDPEINAAMVRGWLNAYREGGWFPKWASPGYRDCMIGTHVESVIADALCKGIDDFDVELAAEASLKDATELSSNGAYGRKGMASYLERGYVASDETGEATARTLEFAYDDWCVAQVCEYAGRVDAIPRLLKQAQNYRKVFDPDVGFMRGRQADGSWKPDFKADEWGNPFTEGSSWHYSWSVLHDLPGLIELMGGDDAFVGKLDAMLAAEPTFGVGHYGGVIHEMTEMVACKMGQYAHGNQPVHHVLYLYNFAGAPWKTAAPVRQVVDTLYGPGPDGYCGDEDNGQMSAWYLFSTLGFYPVCPGKAGYAIGSPRFAKATIHLQNGKDFVIEAPDNSDDNLHVGSITMNGEPVSRSWVKHSEIAEGGVMTLKMQAEPNRDWATAEEDRPFGDWAP
- a CDS encoding sugar MFS transporter, which gives rise to MAGAIETRPATAPTTGATGSNAGAFATVTLLFFFWGFITCMNDVLIPFLKESFKLTYFQSGLVQFAFFGAFFVVSLIYFFISVASGDPINRVGYQRAIVLSLVICAAGCALFAPAAGAVSYPFFLGALFLLATGVTILQIAANPYAAILGPPENASARLNLAQGFNSLGTTIAPIAGGLLLYKIFASGGEVTLDAIKTPYLIYAGMFLALAIVIAVSKLPAIGGGAAAESGNALAFPQLRFGMAAIFLYVGAEVAIGSFLVSFMAHESVMGWPEGVASLYLAYYWGGAMIGRLCGATAMSTTIAPQKKPLYMVLTAAALLGLIYVATAVRFEEGQLQMEFMKPTELIPFSILIALCLAAFGIGKGKPGTILGVFGMAIVALLVASGVATGKVALWAALGAGLFNSIMWSNIFTLAIDDLGEHTSQGSSLLVMMIVGGALFPLLMGAVADNYGIREAFFAPIISYVYIAWYGWWSQRRLNAKGLAT